A single genomic interval of Fructobacillus americanaquae harbors:
- a CDS encoding uracil-DNA glycosylase, which translates to MTKTDWDQALAPLLPIVYQHRAESFLSEIYQNPQKPVYPQRENVFLAFEKTPLAQTKVVILGQDPYHGESQAQGLAFSVPDTLAAPPSLRNILKELASDVGFNRSSHDLTTWASQGVLLLNTVLTVAAGQANSHQKKGWEELSDAAIKAASADQRPKVFILWGKPAQQKARLIDAEKHLILMAPHPSPLAAYRGFFGSKPFSKTNAFLERHQEVPVNWLK; encoded by the coding sequence TTGACCAAAACTGACTGGGACCAGGCCTTAGCCCCTCTTTTGCCAATAGTCTATCAGCACCGGGCCGAATCATTTTTAAGTGAAATTTATCAAAATCCTCAAAAACCAGTTTATCCGCAGCGTGAAAACGTTTTTTTGGCTTTTGAGAAGACACCGTTAGCGCAAACGAAAGTAGTTATTTTAGGTCAAGACCCCTATCATGGCGAAAGTCAGGCCCAGGGTCTGGCCTTTTCAGTGCCTGATACTTTAGCAGCGCCACCGTCATTGCGTAATATCTTAAAAGAATTGGCCAGTGATGTCGGGTTTAATCGGTCAAGCCATGATTTAACAACATGGGCAAGTCAAGGTGTTTTGCTGTTAAATACGGTTTTGACGGTTGCTGCCGGTCAAGCCAATAGCCATCAAAAAAAAGGCTGGGAAGAGCTTTCAGATGCAGCGATTAAGGCAGCGAGTGCTGATCAACGGCCAAAAGTTTTCATCCTGTGGGGGAAGCCAGCTCAGCAAAAAGCGCGTTTAATCGATGCTGAAAAACACCTCATTTTAATGGCACCACACCCAAGCCCATTGGCTGCCTATCGAGGTTTTTTTGGTTCTAAACCATTTTCAAAGACTAATGCCTTTTTAGAAAGGCACCAAGAGGTACCTGTTAACTGGCTGAAATAA
- a CDS encoding SAM-dependent methyltransferase: MADPQSLAKIDAVIQTLTALDYQQLPPHQLPNLLEDVKSLSRHPERLLLDDALAQLRETLIVNYGLWFLPNTDWVQDLVRFADSRPIVELMAGNAALSAALKAQGHVVTAVDNLDWSGQDNQRPVPWTAVSKQAALTAVKESLHKADDPNSQPIFVMAWAPDTSDDDWKILQYLRSQSQPFHLIVIGEKNGATNSKKFWQEADLELNAVLNQHYQAFDMIQDVVYLVH, translated from the coding sequence ATGGCCGACCCACAGTCACTAGCCAAAATTGATGCGGTAATTCAAACTCTGACAGCCCTTGATTACCAACAGCTGCCACCGCACCAGCTCCCCAACCTTCTCGAAGATGTCAAATCCTTAAGTCGCCATCCAGAACGTCTCCTTCTTGATGACGCATTAGCACAGCTAAGGGAAACACTGATTGTCAACTACGGGCTCTGGTTTTTACCAAACACAGATTGGGTTCAGGATTTAGTCCGCTTCGCCGATTCTCGACCGATTGTTGAGTTAATGGCCGGTAATGCCGCACTTTCTGCTGCACTAAAAGCGCAAGGACATGTTGTGACAGCTGTCGATAATCTCGATTGGAGTGGACAGGATAATCAACGGCCTGTCCCCTGGACAGCCGTTAGCAAACAAGCTGCACTCACAGCCGTCAAAGAGAGTCTCCACAAAGCCGATGACCCAAATTCTCAACCAATTTTTGTGATGGCTTGGGCACCAGATACCAGTGATGATGACTGGAAAATTTTACAGTATCTGCGGAGCCAGTCCCAACCTTTTCACTTAATTGTCATTGGTGAAAAGAATGGTGCCACCAATTCAAAAAAATTCTGGCAAGAGGCTGATTTGGAATTGAATGCTGTTTTAAATCAGCATTATCAAGCCTTTGACATGATTCAAGATGTCGTTTATCTGGTACATTGA
- the cls gene encoding cardiolipin synthase, with the protein MLTTLLVLLMINTTVAVITVFREPRDIAATWAWILVLILIPVLGFIIYSFAGRKLSQRRLFAYQGQDTSAMNEKIADLIQEADERGKREGFVPHFNETQASLVQAQSLVTLFQNINQTSLATKNRVKFLTSGRAFFDHLKEDLRQAEKNINLEFYTFYSDKLGHEIRDILVERARAGVEVHVIYDALGSFGTTKRFFAPLRAAGGHAAPFLKRRLTLIDFQLNFRDHRKIVVIDGKIGYVGGFNIGDQYLGRDKKFGHWRDTHLRMTGSGVYSLQAHFLLDWNASDPKRPMAVTSDCYFPPLSLALQGKSNLQIVTSGPETDDEQIKMGYIRLIQLAKKRCWIQTPYLIPDDSTFDALRIAANSGVDVRIMVPCMPDHPFVYRATQYYAAQLAKYGIKIYYYKNGFLHAKTMVVDDHLASVGSANLDFRSFKLNFEVNAFLYDSDLAHHLAHVFKQDLTVSSEQTVTSFAQQGRWLVFKQYVARLLAPIL; encoded by the coding sequence ATGCTCACAACACTATTAGTACTTTTAATGATTAATACAACCGTTGCCGTTATTACGGTATTTCGGGAACCAAGAGACATCGCCGCTACTTGGGCTTGGATTTTGGTGCTGATTTTAATTCCGGTTCTTGGTTTTATTATTTATTCTTTTGCGGGCCGGAAGCTATCACAGCGCCGGCTTTTTGCCTATCAAGGCCAGGATACATCGGCGATGAATGAAAAAATCGCCGATTTGATTCAAGAAGCCGATGAGCGTGGTAAACGGGAGGGGTTCGTTCCGCATTTTAACGAAACGCAAGCTTCCTTAGTTCAGGCCCAGTCTTTGGTGACACTGTTTCAAAATATTAATCAAACCTCCTTGGCAACAAAAAATAGGGTGAAATTCCTGACTTCCGGTCGGGCTTTCTTTGACCACTTAAAAGAGGATTTGAGGCAGGCAGAAAAAAATATTAACCTTGAGTTTTATACTTTTTACAGTGACAAGCTGGGTCATGAAATCAGAGATATTTTAGTTGAACGGGCTCGAGCCGGTGTTGAGGTGCACGTAATTTACGATGCCCTGGGATCTTTTGGAACCACCAAGCGGTTCTTTGCACCCTTGCGAGCGGCGGGCGGTCATGCTGCGCCTTTCTTGAAAAGGCGACTGACACTAATCGATTTTCAGCTGAACTTTCGTGATCACCGTAAAATCGTGGTGATCGATGGTAAAATTGGCTATGTTGGTGGCTTTAATATTGGCGACCAATACCTTGGCCGTGATAAAAAATTTGGCCATTGGCGCGATACCCACTTGCGAATGACAGGTTCGGGCGTTTACTCACTTCAAGCTCATTTTTTGTTGGATTGGAACGCCTCTGATCCTAAGAGACCGATGGCGGTGACGTCAGACTGTTACTTTCCACCGTTGTCATTAGCGTTGCAGGGCAAGTCAAACTTACAAATTGTGACTTCCGGTCCTGAAACAGATGACGAACAAATTAAGATGGGCTATATCCGCTTAATCCAATTGGCCAAAAAACGCTGCTGGATTCAAACACCTTATTTAATCCCCGATGATTCAACCTTTGATGCTTTACGAATTGCCGCTAACTCGGGCGTTGATGTCCGAATTATGGTCCCTTGTATGCCAGACCACCCTTTTGTTTATCGAGCTACCCAGTACTATGCTGCGCAGTTAGCTAAGTACGGAATTAAGATTTATTATTATAAAAATGGTTTCTTGCACGCTAAGACGATGGTGGTTGATGACCATTTGGCTTCTGTTGGTTCGGCTAATTTGGATTTTCGTTCCTTTAAGTTGAATTTCGAAGTGAATGCCTTTCTATACGACTCTGACTTAGCTCATCATCTTGCCCATGTCTTTAAGCAGGATTTAACTGTTTCCAGTGAGCAAACGGTGACGAGCTTTGCCCAACAGGGCCGTTGGCTGGTCTTTAAACAGTATGTCGCCAGGCTGCTGGCACCAATTTTATAA
- a CDS encoding adenine phosphoribosyltransferase: MSKIDLHDYVATVEDYPEPGVSFRDISPLMGDGPAYKQAIDQIVDFAKDLDVDLIAGPESRGFIVGSPLAYAMGIGFVPARKSGKLPRKAVSASYTLEYGGVNELEIHEDAIQPGQRVLIVDDLLATGGTINATRKIVEELGGVVAGVAFIIELEDLHGREKIMEAGEVPFVALMEY; this comes from the coding sequence ATGAGTAAAATTGATTTACATGATTATGTTGCCACTGTGGAAGATTATCCAGAACCTGGTGTTTCTTTCCGTGACATCTCACCATTGATGGGTGATGGACCAGCTTATAAGCAAGCAATTGATCAAATTGTTGACTTCGCCAAAGACTTAGATGTCGACTTGATTGCTGGACCAGAATCACGGGGCTTCATTGTTGGTTCACCATTGGCCTATGCCATGGGCATCGGTTTTGTACCAGCGCGTAAGTCTGGTAAGCTACCCCGTAAAGCCGTCTCAGCTTCTTATACTTTGGAGTACGGTGGTGTTAATGAGTTGGAAATTCACGAGGATGCTATCCAACCAGGGCAACGGGTCTTGATTGTTGATGACCTTTTAGCAACTGGTGGAACCATCAATGCTACCCGAAAGATTGTGGAAGAATTAGGTGGCGTTGTGGCCGGGGTTGCCTTTATTATTGAATTAGAGGACCTCCACGGTCGAGAGAAGATTATGGAAGCCGGCGAAGTACCGTTTGTTGCTTTGATGGAATACTAA
- the recJ gene encoding single-stranded-DNA-specific exonuclease RecJ: MVPSNWRLLDQPDQTSSQWLQEQLHLNPVTAGFLVQNGIKDVKEAQAFLHPDFQSIHDPNEFFDMEKAVERIQEAVFTAEPILVYGDYDVDGITSTAIMVETLTSLGAEVTPYIPNRFEDGYGPNLKTYQRLVEETGASLIITVDNGVGGHEAIAWAQGAGIDVVVTDHHALPETLPEAYAIIHPRHPEGNYPFTDLSGAGVAFKVAQAILADGQPAESLEDLPVEFLDLVAMGAVADVVSLTDENRAFVTWGLKQIEENPRPGLAALLKSAKHAKGQAILAETIGFKIAPRLNAIGRLTNGQLGLELLLTKDPDRAKAIAKEVEQLNDQRRTLVDTVFDQAKEQALDKKNQQNNILLIAGQDWHQGILGIVAARLAELVKKPVVVLALVDGVYKGSGRSFGDFDLHAFLQAYSDHFTSFGGHAGALGVSMVLDELPVVQSLVQQDGADLQFADQKLAVNLVVQPRLLTPDFYQQLALLEPFGQGNPQPVIAVEDVPLESVQSMGALNQHLKLNFRGGRGLVEALAFNQPELVKEAQEKRQATLAGKVGVNTFAGKTRLQLMLEDLAFVATEQGQPTPMGPAVRQVNKQVAQTAQTAQATVKNSSKTLAQVIGQTNSQDFARLYKYLYGHQNLDIIGHLEVVLSELSMQEKQFKLMIQVFLDLGFVKMNAGTILCLPSTSKKPLANSVTYQRYFAG, from the coding sequence ATGGTACCAAGTAATTGGCGGTTGTTAGACCAACCGGATCAAACAAGTAGCCAATGGTTACAGGAACAATTACACTTAAACCCAGTTACAGCAGGTTTTTTGGTGCAAAACGGCATCAAGGATGTTAAAGAGGCCCAAGCTTTTTTGCACCCTGATTTTCAAAGTATTCATGATCCAAACGAATTTTTCGATATGGAAAAAGCAGTGGAGCGGATTCAAGAAGCGGTGTTTACTGCTGAACCAATATTGGTGTACGGTGACTATGATGTCGATGGCATCACGAGTACCGCGATTATGGTGGAAACATTAACCTCGCTTGGTGCAGAAGTCACCCCCTACATTCCAAACCGATTTGAAGATGGGTATGGGCCTAATCTGAAGACATATCAACGCTTAGTTGAAGAAACCGGTGCAAGTTTGATTATCACCGTTGATAACGGTGTGGGTGGGCACGAGGCGATTGCTTGGGCGCAAGGTGCTGGCATTGATGTGGTCGTGACTGACCATCACGCACTGCCAGAAACCCTGCCTGAGGCCTATGCGATCATCCACCCACGTCATCCAGAGGGAAACTATCCTTTTACTGATTTATCAGGAGCGGGGGTTGCTTTTAAGGTTGCCCAGGCAATTTTAGCCGATGGCCAACCCGCTGAATCGTTGGAAGACTTACCAGTAGAATTTTTGGATTTGGTTGCCATGGGGGCTGTGGCCGATGTGGTTTCTTTGACTGATGAAAACCGAGCCTTTGTGACCTGGGGACTTAAGCAAATTGAGGAAAATCCCAGACCTGGTTTAGCAGCACTGTTAAAGAGTGCCAAACATGCCAAGGGACAAGCAATCTTAGCTGAGACGATCGGTTTCAAGATTGCGCCACGGTTAAACGCAATTGGTCGACTAACCAATGGTCAGTTAGGGTTGGAACTTTTGCTAACAAAGGACCCGGACCGAGCTAAGGCAATTGCTAAGGAAGTCGAACAGCTCAATGATCAACGCCGAACTTTAGTGGATACTGTTTTTGACCAGGCAAAAGAGCAAGCTTTAGACAAAAAAAATCAGCAGAACAATATCTTACTGATTGCCGGTCAAGATTGGCACCAGGGGATTCTTGGCATTGTCGCTGCCCGTTTGGCCGAATTAGTGAAAAAGCCCGTGGTGGTTCTTGCACTCGTTGATGGCGTTTACAAGGGTTCTGGTCGGTCCTTTGGGGACTTTGATTTGCACGCCTTCTTGCAGGCCTATAGTGATCACTTTACTAGTTTCGGTGGTCATGCTGGTGCTTTAGGAGTGAGCATGGTGCTGGACGAATTGCCGGTAGTCCAAAGCTTGGTTCAACAAGATGGGGCTGACCTGCAATTTGCTGATCAAAAATTGGCTGTTAATTTGGTTGTGCAGCCACGTCTTTTAACGCCTGACTTTTACCAGCAATTAGCCTTACTTGAGCCATTTGGGCAAGGAAACCCACAGCCGGTCATTGCTGTTGAGGATGTACCATTAGAGTCGGTGCAATCAATGGGAGCGCTCAATCAACACTTAAAGCTGAATTTCCGTGGTGGGCGGGGACTTGTTGAAGCTTTGGCCTTCAACCAGCCCGAGTTGGTGAAAGAAGCCCAAGAAAAAAGGCAGGCAACACTAGCAGGTAAGGTTGGTGTAAATACCTTTGCCGGTAAAACTAGGTTGCAGCTGATGCTGGAAGATTTAGCCTTTGTCGCAACGGAACAAGGTCAGCCTACGCCAATGGGGCCAGCTGTTCGTCAGGTTAACAAGCAAGTAGCCCAAACAGCCCAGACTGCACAAGCTACGGTTAAAAATTCATCCAAAACATTGGCCCAGGTAATCGGTCAAACGAATAGTCAAGACTTTGCCAGATTATATAAATATTTGTACGGACACCAAAATTTGGACATTATCGGGCATTTAGAAGTTGTATTATCCGAACTTTCAATGCAAGAAAAGCAATTTAAATTAATGATTCAGGTCTTTTTGGACCTTGGTTTTGTTAAAATGAATGCAGGGACCATTTTGTGTTTACCAAGTACCAGTAAAAAGCCCTTGGCAAACTCTGTCACATACCAGCGGTATTTTGCCGGTTAA
- the rnz gene encoding ribonuclease Z — protein sequence MELEFLGTGSGQPSKFRNVASVALKLLDERNAVWLFDVGEATQHQILQTTIRPRKIEKIFISHLHGDHIFGLPGLLSSRSFQGADKSEPLTIYGPKGLKSFVQTALRISDTHLSYPVHYVEIEVGTIFEDETFRVVAAPLKHRIEAWGFRVEEKAHPGELLIDKVKADQIPAGPVYGRLKAGETVTLDDGRVINGQDYLGPAQPGRVVTFILDTLPNDQAKILAQGADVLVHESTYGQSKEESKLARAHGHSTSRDAANLALDSHIGKLVLVHISARYIGPLLKKFISDVKHLFPNTYVARDFDVVDVPFKKEQHGTK from the coding sequence ATGGAACTGGAATTTTTAGGAACCGGCTCGGGCCAACCATCTAAATTTCGCAATGTGGCTAGCGTTGCTTTGAAGCTGCTTGATGAACGGAATGCTGTGTGGCTTTTTGATGTTGGGGAAGCGACCCAGCACCAAATTTTGCAAACAACAATTCGCCCTCGAAAGATTGAAAAAATTTTTATTTCCCATTTGCATGGCGACCATATCTTCGGTTTACCTGGTTTATTGTCCTCCCGGTCTTTTCAGGGTGCCGATAAAAGTGAACCGCTGACGATTTATGGCCCCAAGGGTTTGAAGTCTTTTGTTCAAACGGCTTTACGAATTTCAGATACGCACTTGTCTTATCCAGTTCACTATGTTGAAATTGAGGTCGGAACGATCTTTGAAGATGAAACCTTCCGAGTGGTCGCGGCTCCCTTGAAGCACCGAATTGAGGCCTGGGGTTTTCGGGTGGAAGAAAAAGCACATCCAGGAGAGTTGCTGATTGATAAGGTAAAGGCTGATCAAATTCCGGCCGGTCCTGTTTATGGCCGCTTAAAGGCTGGCGAAACAGTTACCTTGGACGATGGTCGTGTGATTAACGGTCAGGATTATCTTGGCCCAGCCCAGCCGGGCCGGGTCGTGACCTTTATTTTGGATACACTTCCAAACGACCAAGCCAAGATTTTGGCACAAGGTGCAGATGTTTTGGTCCACGAATCAACCTATGGTCAAAGTAAAGAAGAAAGTAAATTAGCACGGGCACATGGACATTCCACCTCTCGTGATGCGGCTAACCTCGCACTTGACAGTCATATTGGCAAATTGGTCTTAGTCCACATCTCTGCCCGCTATATTGGCCCATTATTAAAGAAGTTCATAAGCGATGTGAAGCATTTGTTCCCAAATACCTATGTTGCCCGTGACTTCGACGTGGTTGATGTCCCATTCAAGAAGGAGCAGCATGGTACCAAGTAA
- the trmD gene encoding tRNA (guanosine(37)-N1)-methyltransferase TrmD gives MKIDVLSLFPDMFAPMRQSIIGKAIDRGDLDFAVTDFRDYTTNKHNNVDDYPFGGGAGMLLTPQPIFDALEAVKENSPEKSAGHVILLDPAGKKFDHTDAKRLANYDHLTFIAGHYEGYDERIKTLVDEELSLGDYVLTGGELASMVMIDATVRFLPHVLGNAESAAGDSFADGLLEYPQYTRPADFRGLSVPEVLTSGNHGKIAEWRLKEALKKTYLRRPDLLENRVFTNEERDLLDDIKSELADD, from the coding sequence ATGAAAATTGATGTTTTAAGCCTTTTTCCAGATATGTTTGCGCCGATGCGTCAATCAATTATCGGCAAGGCCATCGACCGTGGTGACCTTGATTTTGCCGTGACCGACTTTCGTGATTATACGACAAACAAACATAATAATGTTGACGACTATCCCTTCGGTGGTGGGGCTGGCATGTTACTGACGCCCCAACCGATTTTTGATGCCTTAGAAGCTGTCAAGGAAAATAGTCCTGAAAAAAGTGCTGGGCATGTCATCTTGTTGGATCCGGCTGGAAAGAAGTTTGACCACACGGATGCAAAGCGATTGGCGAACTATGACCATTTAACTTTTATTGCCGGTCATTATGAAGGCTATGATGAACGAATCAAGACCTTGGTAGATGAGGAACTTTCACTGGGCGATTATGTGTTAACTGGTGGGGAGCTAGCCTCGATGGTTATGATTGATGCAACGGTGCGCTTTTTACCCCATGTCTTGGGCAATGCCGAATCGGCAGCAGGTGATTCATTCGCTGACGGCTTGCTAGAATACCCACAATACACGCGACCAGCCGACTTTCGAGGGCTCAGCGTACCAGAAGTCTTAACTTCTGGAAACCACGGTAAAATCGCTGAATGGCGGTTGAAAGAAGCGTTAAAAAAGACATACTTGCGTCGACCTGATTTGTTAGAAAATCGGGTATTTACAAATGAAGAACGCGACCTATTGGATGATATTAAGAGTGAATTAGCAGATGATTAA
- the rimM gene encoding ribosome maturation factor RimM (Essential for efficient processing of 16S rRNA) yields the protein METKNYFKIGTIVNTHGIRGELKIKAITDFADDRFQKGQAIYRLDRGKYVKETIAKARVHKGMWLVTFEGVDNINQVEIFKGQDIFVDEADRADLDDGEYYYNEIIGCTVVDLNGQTMGEIKEIMTTGANDVWIMKRPKGKDGLIPVIDDVVKEVNVADKLITIDVLEGLFDDEN from the coding sequence ATGGAAACAAAAAATTACTTTAAAATTGGAACGATTGTCAATACACACGGCATTCGTGGTGAGTTAAAAATCAAAGCCATTACGGATTTTGCGGACGACCGCTTTCAAAAGGGCCAAGCTATTTATCGTTTGGACCGGGGAAAATATGTCAAGGAAACGATTGCCAAGGCCCGGGTTCATAAGGGCATGTGGTTGGTCACCTTTGAGGGTGTTGATAATATTAACCAGGTTGAAATTTTTAAGGGCCAGGACATCTTTGTTGATGAAGCAGACCGCGCTGACCTTGACGATGGGGAGTATTACTACAACGAAATCATTGGCTGCACCGTCGTCGACTTAAACGGGCAAACTATGGGTGAAATCAAAGAAATTATGACGACCGGAGCCAACGATGTTTGGATTATGAAGCGTCCCAAAGGCAAAGATGGCTTAATTCCGGTGATCGATGACGTCGTAAAAGAGGTCAATGTGGCTGATAAGCTGATTACCATTGATGTCTTGGAAGGGCTATTTGACGATGAAAATTGA
- the rpsP gene encoding 30S ribosomal protein S16, giving the protein MAVKIRLKRMGAKKRPFYRVVIADSRSPRDGRFIETVGTYNPITVPAEVKLDEAKILAWLANGAQPSDTARNLLSKAGIMAKYAEQKAGAASEKPAKTKKAVAAKPAAAASSEKPTAKNKVAEIKAYLDAQGIDYPASAKKADLLELV; this is encoded by the coding sequence ATGGCAGTTAAAATTCGCTTGAAGCGGATGGGTGCTAAGAAGCGTCCATTCTACCGCGTTGTTATCGCTGACTCACGTTCACCACGTGACGGTCGTTTTATCGAAACAGTGGGAACTTATAACCCAATTACTGTTCCAGCAGAAGTAAAGTTGGACGAAGCTAAGATCTTGGCTTGGTTGGCAAATGGTGCACAACCATCTGATACAGCTCGTAACTTGTTGTCAAAGGCTGGAATCATGGCTAAGTATGCTGAACAAAAGGCTGGTGCAGCTTCTGAAAAGCCTGCTAAGACAAAGAAAGCGGTAGCTGCTAAGCCAGCTGCGGCTGCTTCATCTGAAAAGCCAACGGCTAAGAACAAGGTTGCCGAAATTAAGGCATACTTGGACGCCCAGGGTATCGACTACCCAGCATCAGCTAAGAAGGCTGATTTGTTGGAATTGGTTTAA